A portion of the Chlamydia caviae GPIC genome contains these proteins:
- a CDS encoding YtxH domain-containing protein — protein MFRNHKPNKKTCKRWRWLRGVLFGGFIATLLTCLFTPKSGVQLRKKLSKVKTSGTRKGKTLFKHSKQHTKTFAQQTKALAKNLSKEIKDFTKAMIEETKD, from the coding sequence ATGTTTAGAAATCATAAACCTAATAAAAAAACATGTAAGCGGTGGCGGTGGCTCAGAGGTGTATTATTTGGAGGTTTTATTGCGACATTGCTGACTTGTTTGTTCACTCCAAAAAGTGGTGTGCAGTTGAGAAAAAAACTCTCAAAGGTAAAAACTTCGGGAACGAGAAAAGGAAAAACCCTGTTTAAGCACTCTAAACAGCACACAAAGACTTTTGCTCAACAAACAAAAGCGTTAGCGAAAAACCTATCTAAAGAGATCAAAGATTTCACAAAAGCAATGATTGAAGAAACGAAAGATTAA